Proteins co-encoded in one Odontesthes bonariensis isolate fOdoBon6 chromosome 24, fOdoBon6.hap1, whole genome shotgun sequence genomic window:
- the znf410 gene encoding zinc finger protein 410, translating into MLSDELDSKPELLVQFVQNASIQLVQSLEDSESKHSCLPLLSPPESSLCTPLELTDGGLSHEPETSTSLSEFGGVSEQSALVVQTHLQPRASPSPPAILHDFQQPDSTSYVLLNLAKGITASSESLIFAADGTGEDEDEGVSSGDYGIDGSAPWYLRVQELAHDSLIAATRAQLARDAKASQDARATGVGNGDHTHSLIADGDKRELPARTSRPLSKQILRCSFEGCCRTFTWPAHLKYHLKTHRNDRMFRCGAEGCGKSFYVLQRLQVHMRTHNGEKPFICKEKNCGKKFTTAGNLKNHRRIHTGEKPFLCEADSCGRSFAEYSSLRKHMLVHSGEKPHVCGICGKTFSQSGSRNVHMRKRHGEEGLGGESRETGEALTQSSLLEADGENGGGMVTMTTTVEPMNLHHAMLRSPGSADSVVVLSQPHELVTMTTEGHAYGEDVVALL; encoded by the exons ATGCTTTCTGATGAGCTTGACTCCAAACCAGAG ctgCTGGTGCAGTTTGTCCAGAATGCCTCCATCCAGTTGGTGCAGAGTCTGGAGGACTCCGAGTCCAAACACTCCTGCCTGCCTCTGCTCTCGCCACCTGAGAGCTCTCTGTGCACTCCGCTGGAGCTCACAG ATGGAGGCCTGAGCCACGAGCCGGAGACTTCCACCTCCCTGTCGGAGTTTGGAGGTGTGTCTGAGCAAAGCGCGTTGGTGGTCCAGACGCACTTGCAGCCGCGGGCCTCACCAAGCCCCCCGGCCATCCTGcatgactttcagcagccagaCAGCACCTCCTACGTCCTGCTGAACCTCGCAAAAG GCATCACTGCCTCTTCAGAGTCCCTGATCTTTGCCGCAGATGGCACAGGGGAGGATGAAGACGAGGGCGTCTCGTCGGGAGACTACGGAATAGACGGGAGCGCTCCCTGGTATCTGCGGGTGCAGGAGCTTGCGCACGACAGCCTGATTGCCGCCACACGGGCACAACTTGCGAGGGATGCCAAAGCCAGCCAAGATGCCAGAGCTACAGGTGTCGGCAACG GTGACCACACACACAGTCTGATAGCAGACGGGGACAAGCGGGAGCTGCCGGCTCGAACCAGCCGCCCCCTCTCTAAGCAGATCCTGCGCTGCTCGTTTGAGGGCTGCTGCAGGACGTTCACCTGGCCGGCACATCTGAAATACCACCTCAAAACACACAG GAATGACCGAATGTTCAGGTGCGGCGCAGAGGGCTGCGGGAAGAGTTTCTACGTGCTGCAGAGGCTGCAGGTTCACATGAGGACTCACAACGGCGAGAAGCCCTTCATCTGCAAAGAGAAGAACTGTGGCAAGAAGTTCACCACTGCTGGGAACTTGAAGAACCACAGACGCATACACACAG gGGAGAAGCCTTTTCTATGCGAAGCAGATAGCTGTGGGCGGTCCTTTGCAGAGTACTCCAGTCTACGAAAACACATGCTCGTACATTCTG GTGAGAAGCCTCATGTGTGTGGGATCTGTGGCAAAACTTTCTCCCAGTCCGGCAGCAGAAACGTCCACATGAGGAAGAGGCACGGAGAGGAGGGGCTCGGTGGTGAAAGCAGAGAAAcag GAGAGGCTCTGACACAAAGCAGCCTGCTGGAGGCAGACGGCGAGAATGGAGGTGGTATGGTCACCATGACAACAACCGTGGAACCAATGAATCTTCATCACGCCATGCTTAGATCACCAG
- the cipcb gene encoding CLOCK-interacting pacemaker, with the protein MSNKRKAESHLRAANRPRIMKCGDSRADSERDSGFSDASSEHTSAMDTTDFEDSRRRFVQQRPKAAGSGPRPSQLAVVGGSYSGLSPMIIMNNVLLKQPVENPPALKPWGFSPAMEVVQPVVQQPQVVFLQPVVSRQASKETTSRHRRSKKYFPILKSYPKIAPHPGDSTSSSGRGTASSSSSSSSSSGSERCSALTSNSQREKTHRTLSGSASDSRSTTPGLPASPRISSPLLQSRLCLPATETSRSSSPADERPSSAISQAELPTSLSVSHKTGSKTSKFPISRALALENISSEDCSLSDSDSDSKRKRFCNTYNILSKSGLLDITLRTKELLRQNRRTQSDLDRLKEHTDLFLHALQSGDTSVCVKLQAILQKEDQERAVVSSFKSD; encoded by the exons ATGAGCAACAAGAGGAAGGCAGAGAGTCACCTGAGGGCAGCAAACCGACCGCGCATCATGAAGTGCGGAGACTCCCGGGCTGACTCGGAGAGAGACTCCGGATTCTCAG ATGCCAGCTCAGAGCACACGAGTGCGATGGACACCACAGACTTTGAGGATTCACGCCGGCGTTTTGTGCAGCAGAGGCCAAAGGCTGCTGGTTCAGGACCTCGGCCATCTCAGTTGGCTGTGGTGGGAGGTTCTTACTCCGGTCTATCTCCTATGATTATAATGAACAACGTTCTTCTCAAACAG CCTGTAGAGAATCCTCCTGCTCTGAAGCCCTGGGGCTTCAGTCCTGCCATGGAGGTGGTGCAGCCTGTGGTCCAGCAGCCTCAAGTGGTCTTTCTACAGCCTGTGGTCTCCCGTCAAGCTTCAAAAGAGACAACCTCTAGACACAGACGCTCCAAGAAGTATTTCCCAATACTGAAATCCTACCCCAAGATTGCCCCGCATCCTGGGGACAGCACGAGTTCCTCAGGAAGAGGGACTGCCTCCtcgtcctcttcttcctcctcctcttcaggtTCAGAGAGATGTAGCGCTTTAACCTCCAACTCTCAGAGAGAGAAGACACACAGAACACTTAGTGGCAGTGCAAGTGACTCTCGCTCAACCACTCCTGGTCTTCCTGCTTCTCCTCGCATCTCGTCTCCTCTGCTTCAGAGCAGACTTTGTCTCCCAGCAACAGAAAccagcagaagcagcagtcCTGCCGACGAGAGGCCTTCATCGGCGATCAGCCAGGCAGAGCTTCCGACTTCCCTGTCTGTCAGTCACAAAACTGGCTCCAAAACCTCCAAGTTCCCTATTTCACGAGCACTCGCCCTGGAAAACATCTCTTCAGAAGATTGCAGCCTGAGTGACAGTGATTCTGACTCGAAGAGGAAGCGCTTCTGCAACACCTACAACATCTTGAGTAAATCTGGCCTGCTGGACATCACGCTTCGCACCAAGGAGCTACTCAGGCAGAACCGCCGCACCCAGAGCGACTTAGACagacttaaagaacacacagaCCTCTTCCTTCATGCGCTACAGAGTGGTGACACCAGCGTTTGTGTTAAGCTGCAGGCCATTCTTCAGAAGGAAGACCAGGAGAGAGCAGTTGTGAGCAGTTTTAAATCAGATTAG